The Betta splendens chromosome 7, fBetSpl5.4, whole genome shotgun sequence genome includes a window with the following:
- the tmem115 gene encoding transmembrane protein 115 isoform X2, with amino-acid sequence MTVANIAGLLAGLSYLLTYVATFDLDFLFAVRVHGVAGFLGGVLVALKQTMGDTTVLRVPQVRLKAAPALVLLLLALLRLSGLVDNCAPLAAYSYGALSGWVYLRFYQRHSRGRGDMSDHFAFASFFPEAVQPVVGLLAGLIHSALVKIKVCRKMVKRYDVGAPSSITISLPGTDPQDAERRRQLALKALNERLKRVEDQSSWPSMDDEEDDDDDEVRTSSLPLLPDDPSASTPRPAGAPGASLSSTSVSPMSQSSGVPSAGRAQHPESSIISFEDAPSRS; translated from the exons ATGACGGTGGCAAACATCGCAG GCCTCCTGGCAGGCCTCTCCTACCTCCTCACCTATGTGGCCACCTTTGACCTGGACTTCCTGTTTGCCGTGCGCGTCCATGGAGTAGCCGGGTTCCTTGGAGGGGTCCTGGTGGCACTGAAGCAGACCATGGGCGATACCACAGTGCTCAGAGTGCCACAG GTAAGACTCAAAGCAGCCCCAGCTTTGGTCCTTCTACTCTTGGCCTTATTGCGCCTGTCTGGGCTCGTTGACAACTGTGCACCCCTGGCTGCGTACAGCTACGGCGCTCTGTCTGGCTGGGTCTACCTACGCTTCTATCAGAGACACAGCAGGGGCCGTGGGGACATGTCGGACCACTTTGCGTTTGCAAGTTTCTTCCCCGAGGCTGTGCAGCCTGTCGTGGGGCTGCTGGCAGGGCTGATTCACTCAGCTCTGGTGAAGATAAAGGTGTGCAGGAAGATGGTGAAGAGATATGACGTGGGAGCGCCCTCCTCCATCACCATCAGTCTGCCAGGGACCGACCCACAagatgcagagaggaggag aCAACTGGCTCTCAAGGCTCTGAATGAGCGGCTGAAACGTGTGGAGGACCAGTCTTCCTGGCCCAGTATGGACGACGAAGAAGACGATGACGACGACGAGGTCAGAACCAGCTCACTGCCACTGCTGCCAGATGACCCTTCCGCCTCCACGCCAAGACCAGCAGGGGCTCCCggtgcctccctctcctccacctctgtaTCTCCAATGTCACAGAGCAGCGGCGTGCCAAGTGCAGGCCGAGCACAACACCCAGAGTCCAGCATAATCAGCTTCGAGGACGCGCCATCTAGATCATAA
- the tmem115 gene encoding transmembrane protein 115 isoform X1, producing MNRYLPVARQHFLAALASTSVVVKTISAVVVLLYLLSWAVNTPYALGVTPGYLFPPNFWVWTLVTHGVVEQHVWGVAANVGTVMACGRLLEPLWGALELLIFFAVVNVSAGLLAGLSYLLTYVATFDLDFLFAVRVHGVAGFLGGVLVALKQTMGDTTVLRVPQVRLKAAPALVLLLLALLRLSGLVDNCAPLAAYSYGALSGWVYLRFYQRHSRGRGDMSDHFAFASFFPEAVQPVVGLLAGLIHSALVKIKVCRKMVKRYDVGAPSSITISLPGTDPQDAERRRQLALKALNERLKRVEDQSSWPSMDDEEDDDDDEVRTSSLPLLPDDPSASTPRPAGAPGASLSSTSVSPMSQSSGVPSAGRAQHPESSIISFEDAPSRS from the exons ATGAATCGTTATCTGCCGGTGGCACGACAGCACTTCCTGGCTGCCCTCGCTAGCACCAGCGTGGTAGTTAAAACTATAAGTGCTGTGGTGGTACTTCTTTACTTGTTGTCATGGGCTGTCAACACTCCATATGCACTGGGGGTGACCCCAGGTTATCTCTTTCCACCTAACTTCTGGGTGTGGACACTGGTGACCCATGGGGTGGTGGAGCAACATGTTTGGGGTGTGGCAGCCAATGTGGGGACAGTAATGGCCTGTGGACGCCTCCTGGAGCCTCTGTGGGGCGCTCTGGAGCTCCTGATCTTTTTTGCGGTGGTCAATGTGTCTGCAGGCCTCCTGGCAGGCCTCTCCTACCTCCTCACCTATGTGGCCACCTTTGACCTGGACTTCCTGTTTGCCGTGCGCGTCCATGGAGTAGCCGGGTTCCTTGGAGGGGTCCTGGTGGCACTGAAGCAGACCATGGGCGATACCACAGTGCTCAGAGTGCCACAG GTAAGACTCAAAGCAGCCCCAGCTTTGGTCCTTCTACTCTTGGCCTTATTGCGCCTGTCTGGGCTCGTTGACAACTGTGCACCCCTGGCTGCGTACAGCTACGGCGCTCTGTCTGGCTGGGTCTACCTACGCTTCTATCAGAGACACAGCAGGGGCCGTGGGGACATGTCGGACCACTTTGCGTTTGCAAGTTTCTTCCCCGAGGCTGTGCAGCCTGTCGTGGGGCTGCTGGCAGGGCTGATTCACTCAGCTCTGGTGAAGATAAAGGTGTGCAGGAAGATGGTGAAGAGATATGACGTGGGAGCGCCCTCCTCCATCACCATCAGTCTGCCAGGGACCGACCCACAagatgcagagaggaggag aCAACTGGCTCTCAAGGCTCTGAATGAGCGGCTGAAACGTGTGGAGGACCAGTCTTCCTGGCCCAGTATGGACGACGAAGAAGACGATGACGACGACGAGGTCAGAACCAGCTCACTGCCACTGCTGCCAGATGACCCTTCCGCCTCCACGCCAAGACCAGCAGGGGCTCCCggtgcctccctctcctccacctctgtaTCTCCAATGTCACAGAGCAGCGGCGTGCCAAGTGCAGGCCGAGCACAACACCCAGAGTCCAGCATAATCAGCTTCGAGGACGCGCCATCTAGATCATAA